The proteins below come from a single Aegilops tauschii subsp. strangulata cultivar AL8/78 chromosome 6, Aet v6.0, whole genome shotgun sequence genomic window:
- the LOC109755552 gene encoding uncharacterized protein — protein sequence MKRKAGPNTIKINAFFKPLASSSQPTEIVNEADVQYTNPSPVNASDQEMPDVVNVAEQTEVITTPYQRDPGKRCQIWELPPDKQDDARHFYISKGAYRPELEEYPFDEKSKHRRRFQKDWYTNFWWLEYSTHTDSAYCLPCFLFSKKPVARCGSDTFSVKGFRNWKKVNDGKACAFLTHVGGPDSAHNYSVRCYEDLKTSVAHIDKAMEKRNEKVESNARLRLKTTIDAMRWLIFQACSFRGHDESAGSKNHGNFLEMVKILASYNKDVAGVVLENAPGNAKYTSGEVQKEIVGILALEVQKAIREEIGNAKFCIMVDEARDESKKEQMAVVLRFANKEAEIIERFLDLVHVNDTAALTLKNAICTVLSDNNLNVQDIRGQAYDGASNMRGEWNGLKALILRECPYAYYIHCMARQLQLALVAASREVHEVHNFFQNANFVINVVSASTKRSDELLANQAEEIAREIELGELDTGRGQNQIGTLQRPGDTRWSSHYKSIQSLKKMFAATVAVLRGIASDRSVSKYSRGDAVGSLKIVISFDFVFILHLMEKIMKITDVLCKKLQYKSLDILNAMDSVSNTKVLLGELREHGWDSLLEEVKSFCVKHEIDIPDLDRKYVDVTKSRNKHDNTTTLHHYKVDVFSVAIDQQLSELNDRFSTQATELLTLCSSLDPRHESFDIPKISTLAEKLYPADFSSQELAQLESQLPHFQLDVCNHPELMTLPSIACLTKGLVKTGKASSYPMVDRLLQLVITLPVSTATAERAFSAMKIVKTRLRSKMGDDLLRHCMIIYIEKN from the exons ATGAAGAGAAAAGCAGGGCCAAACACCATTAAGATTAATGCTTTTTTTAAGCCCCTTGCTTCAAGTTCTCAACCTACTGAAATTGTTAATGAGGCGGATGTGCAATATACAAATCCAAGTCCAGTTAACGCTTCTGATCAGGAAATGCCGGACGTGGTAAATGTTGCAGAACAAACAGAAGTTATAACCACACCTTATCAGAGAGACCCCGGTAAACGTTGTCAAATTTGGGAGCTCCCACCGGACAAGCAAGATGATGCTCGGCATTTTTATATATCTAAGGGAGCATATCGACCAGAGTTGGAAGAATACCCATTTGATGAAAAGTCTAAACACCGTCGTCGATTTCAGAAagattggtacacaaatttctGGTGGCTTGAGTATTCAACACACACTGATAGCGCATATTGTTTGCCGTGCTTTCTCTTCTCCAAAAAACCTGTTGCGAGATGTGGGTCTGATACATTCTCGGTCAAGGGTTTTAGAAACTGGAAAAAGGTTAACGATGGAAAAGCATGTGCTTTTTTAACTCATGTTGGGGGCCCGGACTCTGCTCACAACTATTCCGTTCGGTGCTACGAAGATCTCAAGACCAGTGTGGCTCATATCGACAAGGCGATGGAAAAGCGAAATGAGAAAGTAGAAAGTAATGCGAGATTGAGGCTTAAGACTACCATCGATGCCATGAG GTGGCTGATATTCCAAGCTTGTTCTTTTAGAGGTCATGATGAATCTGCGGGGTCTAAGAACCATGGAAATTTTCTTGAAATGGTTAAGATTCTCGCTTCGTACAATAAGGATGTCGCAGGAGTTGTTCTGGAAAATGCTCCAGGTAATGCAAAGTATACATCCGGAGAAGTTCAGAAAGAGATTGTTGGCATACTTGCTCTAGAAGTGCAAAAAGCAATTAGAGAAGAAATAGGTAATGCCAAGTTTTGTATAATGGTTGATGAAGCTCGGGATGAATCAAAAAAAGAACAAATGGCAGTTGTTCTTCGGTTTGCCAACAAAGAAGCAGAAATAATTGAGCGTTTCCTTGATCTAGTTCATGTTAATGACACTGCTGCCttaactttgaaaaatgcaatcTGTACTGTACTGTCAGATAATAACTTGAATGTACAAGACATCAGGGGCCAAGCATATGATGGTGCAAGTAATATGAGAGGGGAGTGGAATGGATTGAAGGCTCTTATTCTCCGTGAGTGTCCGTATGCCTACTATATTCATTGTATGGCTCGTCAATTACAATTGGCGCTTGTTGCTGCATCACGAGAGGTACATGAGGTACATAACTTCTTCCAGAATGCAAATTTTGTAATAAATGTTGTTAGTGCTTCTACAAAGCGGAGCGATGAGCTACTAGCGAACCAAGCGGAGGAAATTGCTCGTGAAATTGAGTTGGGAGAGCTTGATACAGGCAGAGGGCAAAACCAAATAGGAACCTTACAGAGACCAGGAGACACAAGATGGAGTTCACACTATAAGTCCATACAGAGCTTAAAGAAGATGTTTGCTGCTACAGTTGCTGTCTTAAGAGGTATAGCAAGTGACCGTTCAGTCTCAAAATATTCTCGTGGAGATGCCGTTGGATCCCTTAAAATTGTCATATCATTTGATTTCGTGTTCATTCTACATCTGATGGAAAAGATTATGAAGATCACTGATGTGTTGTGTAAGAAACTCCAATACAAATCTTTGGATATTTTAAATGCCATGGATTCTGTTTCTAACACAAAGGTCCTACTTGGTGAGCTAAGGGAACATGGTTGGGACTCTCTTTTAGAGGAGGTCAAATCTTTTTGTGTGAAGCACGAGATTGATATCCCAGATTTGGACCGCAA GTATGTTGATGTTACCAAATCTCGAAATAAGCATGACAACACAACAACGCTCCACCACTACAAAGTCGATGTTTTCAGTGTTGCAATTGATCAACAACTGAGTGAACTAAATGATCGATTCAGTACACAAGCAACTGAGCTCCTTACTCTCTGTTCATCATTGGATCCAAGGCATGAATCTTTTGATATCCCAAAGATAAGCACTCTTGCAGAAAAATTATATCCCGCTGATTTTTCAAGTCAAGAATTAGCTCAGTTGGAAAGTCAGCTACCTCATTTTCAGCTAGATGTGTGCAACCATCCAGAACTGATGACCTTGCCATCTATTGCTTGTTTAACAAAAGGGCTAGTTAAAACCGGAAAAGCTTCTTCATACCCAATGGTTGACAGGTTGCTGCAACTAGTTATCACTCTCCCAGTCTCAACGGCAACTGCAGAGCGGGCTTTTTCGGCTATGAAAATTGTCAAGACACGTCTTCGAAGTAAAATGGGAGATGATTTGCTTCGCCATTGCATGATAATTTACATAGAAAAAAATTAG